The following are encoded in a window of Dryobates pubescens isolate bDryPub1 chromosome 34, bDryPub1.pri, whole genome shotgun sequence genomic DNA:
- the CCDC15 gene encoding coiled-coil domain-containing protein 15: MQYPGSALRLTARTGPCLCQSHPAALICGPGACTTQAQHQGKVQRRGPLGGAGEGPLGGASEEPLGGAGGWPLGGASEGPLGGACEGPLGGASEEPLGGAGGRPLGGASEEPLGGACEGPLGGASEEPLGGACEGPLGGASEEPLGGAGGRPLGGASEEPRGGAGGRPLGGASSSQLPSGEQPVTSCLGFVLPLWQLSRTTKQARLRLASCRTIPPGLGPPKLPGAVWRQESPEPCETPAEDEGKELLLAGHQDPPAGLQEQGPALPKPEDDFYIKVEFLKLCDGSVRDSSSPEPPQKPHTHCHTPLVLWAGVDQEETKKQRRRQQLRHRSLLRSIERQQVREQQRQQQRQRRVTQIKSKKEKQRWVEEQRLMQMAEQREPSPGEASESLAQLELEERRVEKAEGKEQRHKERLRYLEALRAQLREKMKLCHIDLPPLCSCGSSFWDSHPDSCANNCIFYKNHKAYRRALRSLLSSCQPQGRSSCALPPLRDLAAACGKRPGGAGRQPSSPPLPQPLL, from the exons ATGCAGTACCCAGGCTCTGCGCTGCGCCTGACTGCCAGGACGggaccctgcctgtgccagagccatcCTGCAGCCCTCATCTGTGGTCCTGGTGCCTGCACCACCCAGGCACAGCATCAGGGGAAGGTGCAGA GGCGGGGGCCGCTGGGTGGCGCCGGCGAGGGGCCGCTAGGGGGCGCCAGCGAGGAGCCGCTGGGTGGTGCTGGCGGATGGCCGCTAGGGGGAGCCAGCGAGGGGCCGCTGGGTGGTGCCTGCGAGGGGCCGCTAGGGGGAGCCAGCGAGGAGCCGCTGGGTGGTGCCGGCGGGCGGCCGCTAGGGGGAGCCAGCGAGGAGCCGCTGGGTGGTGCCTGCGAGGGGCCGCTAGGGGGAGCCAGCGAGGAGCCGCTGGGTGGTGCCTGCGAGGGGCCGCTAGGGGGCGCCAGCGAGGAGCCGCTGGGTGGTGCTGGCGGGCGGCCGCTAGGGGGCGCCAGCGAGGAGCCGCGGGGTGGTGCCGGCGGGCGGCCGCTAGGGGGCGCCAGCTCCTCGCAGCTG CCCTCCGGAGAGCAGCCAGTGACCTCCTGCCTTGGCTTTGTTCTCCCTCTGTGGCAGCTCAGCAGAACCACGAAGCAAGCCCGGCTCAGGCTGGCCTCCTGCAGAACCATCCCCCCAGGACTGGGTCCCCCCAAGCTGCCTGGTGCTGTCTGGAGGCAAGAG agcccagagccttgtGAGACCCCTGCAGAAGATGAGGGCAAGGAGCTGCTTCTGGCAGGCCACCAGGATcccccagctgggctgcaggagcagggcccagccctgcccaagcCAGAGGATGACTTCTACATCAAAGTCGAGTTTCTAAAG TTGTGTGATGGCTCAGTGAGGGACTCCAGCTCACCTGAACCCCCCCAGAAGCCCCACACCCATTGCCACACTCCTCTTGTGCTCTGGGCTGGTGTAGACCAAGAGGAGACCAAGAAGCAG CGCCGGCGCCAGCAGCTGCGGCACCGCAGCCTCCTGAGGAGCATCGAGCGCCAGCaggtgagggagcagcagaggcagcagcagaggcagaggagagtCACTCA GATTAAGAGCAAGAAGGAGAAGCAGCGCTgggtggaggagcagaggctgatgcagatggctgagcagagagagccCTCCCCAGGTGAGGCCTCTGAAAGCTTGGCCCAGCTTgaactggaggagaggagagtggagaaggctgaggggaaggagcagcgGCACAAGGAGCGCCTGAG gTACCTTGAAGCTCTGAGAGCCCAGCTGAGGGAGAAGATGAAACTGTGTCACATTGACCTGCCCcccctgtgctcctgtggctcCAGCTTCTGGGACTCCCACCCAGACTCCTGTGCCAACAACTGCATCTTCTACAAGAACCACAAAG cctacCGCCGTGCCCTGCGCTCCCTCCTCTcgtcctgccagccccaggggaggaGCTCCTGTGCCCTGCCGCCGCTGCGggacctggctgctgcctgcgggAAGCGTCCGGGAGGGGCTGGCCGCCAGCCCTCGTCCCCTCCTCTACCTCAGCCGTTGCTGtaa
- the HEPACAM gene encoding hepatocyte cell adhesion molecule, with protein MWGALGAPRGHPVPPCLLPVTWLLALHAGLLAGVNITSPTPLVRGTAGKAALLSVRYASASADKPVVKWQLKRDKPVTVVQSIGTEIIGNLRPDYRDRIRVLENGSLLISPLQLADEGAYEVEVSITDDTFTGEKTINLTVDIPISKPQVLVASSTVLELSEFFTLNCSHENGTKPTYTWLKDGRPLSNDSRLLLSPDQKILTITRVLMADDDVYSCLVENPISHGRSVPVKLTVYRRSSLYIILSTGGIFLLVTLVTVCACWKPSKKDKRQAETQPASEYTEQDEERLKHETEGIPRSSEHERKNPVALYILKDKDSPEAEEDSPPEPRGTVEPAYSSTPVPAAGRSPGPVGRSTRRYHRSPARSPASARPHRSPPGSPARARGAPRLLRTAGVHIIREQEEANAVEISA; from the exons ATGTGGGGAGCGCTGGGCGCCCCGCGGGGCCACCCCGttcccccctgcctgctgccggtGACCTGGCTCCTGGCGCTGCACGCAG GTCTGCTGGCAGGGGTGAACATCACCAGCCCCACGCCGCTGGTGCGGGGCACGGCGGGCAAGGCGGCGCTGCTCTCGGTGCGCTACGCCAGCGCCAGCGCCGACAAGCCGGTGGTGAAGTGGCAGCTGAAGAGGGACAAGCCTGTGACCGTCGTGCAGTCCATCGGCACCGAGATCATCGGCAACCTGCGGCCCGACTACCGCGACCGCATCCGGGTGCTGGAGAACGGCTCCCTGCTgatcagccccctgcagctggccGACGAGGGCGCCTACGAGGTGGAGGTGTCCATCACCGACGACACCTTCACGGGCGAGAAGACCATCAACCTCACCGTGGACA TCCCCATCTCGAAGCCACAagtgctggtggcctcctcaacagtgctggagctcagcGAGTTCTTCACGCTCAACTGCTCGCACGAGAACGGCACCAAGCCCACCTACACCTGGCTGAAGGACGGGCGGCCGCTGAGCAACGACTCgcgcctgctcctctcccccgACCAGAAGATCCTCACCATCACCCGCGTCCTCATGGCCGACGACGACGTCTACAGCTGCCTGGTGGAGAACCCCATCAGCCACGGCCGCAGCGTCCCCGTCAAGCTCACCGTCTACC GTCGGAGCTCCCTCTACATCATCCTCTCCACTGGGGGCATCTTCCTCCTTGTCACCCTGGTGACTGTTTGTGCCTGCTGGAAACCCTCCAAGAA ggACAAGCGGCAGGCAGAGACCCAACCAGCCTCGGAGTACACGGAGCAGGATGAGGAGCGCCTGAAGCATGAGA ctgaggGCATCCCGCGGAGCAGCGAGCACGAGCGCAAGAACCCAGTAGCCTTGTACATCCTGAAGGACAAG GACTCGCcggaggcagaggaggactcCCCGCCGGAGCCCCGTGGCACCGTGGAACCGGCTTACAGCAGCACGCCGGTACCGGCGGCCGGGCGCTCGCCGGGGCCGGTCGGGCGCTCGACTCGGCGCTACCATCGCTCCCCGGCTCGCTCCCCGGCCTCGGCGCGGCCGCACAGGTCCCCGCCAGGCTCCCCGGCGCGGGCGCGTGGGGCCCCGCGGCTGCTGCGGACTGCCGGCGTCCACATCATccgggagcaggaggaggccaACGCCGTGGAGATCAGCGCCTGA